One genomic window of Cololabis saira isolate AMF1-May2022 chromosome 3, fColSai1.1, whole genome shotgun sequence includes the following:
- the znf1035 gene encoding zinc finger protein 1035 encodes MAHGWDSYFHDVQPLSSDPGTLRRTSETEGTFPQHLENFLGHHDFSGTGVSQETPVPNSNSSTNYCTNRGIENSNSDCGYETYCNDAEWQADGEHLGKDYLQRCENRDFPDFATDGLPASGSFPSTFAPDLQGLKQDCEMLSMSCLGNYSDVSSCSDTDESETRPSCKFMGVNSFSRQNSSILSKDGSPESYSTETGNMTLQTDGVCPKMSETNVILPSHMKAEENLECVQNNMDDFKESVASCRGHTQPSTTSSVLTESENVHARDGCDSFQNQKPQGVKGDFKGSSSPGISVAENVTKDEINHYPVDKGEEDQSTLAAQDTFDNEQDHAEEKILKVVKIQSKGFRNSNSVDDYMRNVSEEMHGKSVVLKRLKEEPDSLRNKNSDELQFPVSYSNTCEDKRVVTDCQKKRVQKKNSPSSSPSAIQVSKSKDTPHELDECTLGSNNHDIESGLKLPEHQSERVDQNNCGENLSKMSDEKSCLEPNKSSTDVPLYRDIKEVKTFTKKAERVKTASETSVAELSKPTELDCSGLSVCKDTGNVNDVDPNIYSDCSSPDIHLNLEVPISPIENKTPSRSPDPDCSSSVDCHSTIYEEDKKSATSHTDSCLQSNSSRTGTQPSLEMETSSQEEKTQNTSPDQDCGNPKVTCDSPSVHFNHLASPAESCSQTGGSNTDMHPCKEMETSQKVAECQTHSQDPACSGDSVTHDSLSDNAADKKKESLIPKTEFQSQSHNSYTNISPRLSQESASPSTSKSTAWTNPEGDSKPAVTSCVPNHLKSSSHQIGSSTGMTSHSDAEWTNAGQNTNSVSFPDENQSLHDVPMSQEPQSPTGDDFENTGDSFEHLHSSTEDQSLSGILFGEPLSEDSSCDADEANLVSSQYKETLIHPNKDDMSHLEDYVPRLQSSLGMRKLLHPVVILNSMESTNGTSHLYQCKDCQNTAHNADLLIEHHYYSHPMLNFKFCKTCNVYLLRNGQNKRHFCGASKDELPHKKRRFFGRHKCAKCGLVFSKILHYIKHMRGHTGQTPFRCNGCGLYFAQPGTLQRHQRIAGRCKSSQLPVTNSATATSKTEVQPQKDVAQNIPDENMRTCYVKLLDISNKNLCHFCGKMFKTVQKAKKHMYAVHKKKRAALLSNQCANGNSGSIPNVENNTSGRFKCPLCPRVFKHFYNRSRHLRDCARNAIYGGKLKVGDKYLCPLCNAGFTATSNRYRHVKGVCLRECLKHLAKEKAKSYPEADQENTEENDQNPQSQETVKTLRKKSPNPALSAPKPAPCYKCSLCPAFFRHPSGKYRHMKKHELFKLTGKMFRYKNSVSSVMPKPETSSCTKTGESADQLKPPQESPSPSLSCRFCGKSFDVYKMLKKHERNHRGERPYRCLDCKKGFKQHAHLISHKMVHQKRIQCTVCKKVLPTVGELIQHRRSHLNRGKLQCPECQVLFQYPAFLLRHLKTHRNKEKKLRKAEKERPLKLGQSSEKPLQSLEKPLQSLEKPLQSLEKPLQSLEKPLQSTENPLQSSEKPLLSSEKSLLQSPPKSLQLSSEKSLQLSLQKLPLRSSGTTKNETGSAMVQCSLCKEVFDDAQILRKHCLTHISASASNQCPFCNIKLADRRCVLRHMVRHTGDKPFSCDNCGKQFYRSIYLKLHHQKCLPHLITCGVKTKDKMRAYCCSVCPRAFFKKDRWQRHLEAHKKKSLIICPKCGQYFGVNMVGKHKSLCGVTPELPKNDTLTTSIPKERSLKTNKNEHEIPPQSNKTKKSQFKCPYCTHWFRFRSLFLRHLISHTGVQPYACVHCGQRYGSQTMCLQHEVFCEGGTKVEEPEDKSDGASQMDFLRETTEIPQTEDENEFKCKFCTKSFMKARSLRSHILTHNEAKPYRCKACDSCFSRYDHLKVHQARCKGKRTRLEIRIPKISLDDVGKGWQSRTDIKPPEKQETFECEVCLRSFPSQAKLSRHFTMFHAVKPFKCARCDSSFSHEKTLKKHRKDRKCRRQKTNDPFSGETNEPKEGAPSSLDGIRNRIILRIQPFLNKKLKYVCSYCPRAFKNSWQLHVHTRLHTGEKPYSCEYCGQRFMRKDYVPRHHLKCSKKPQPSKVLCDRCGGFFPEDKLENHKKICALRPSSPTAPQSQKSSHQSPPKGFSCAYCSSRFLLFSQLQEHFLSAHKVETANSPASTAPLQQLLSNIPNIKEEPVEKSCGEGLSESGNLICKLDATLNNETPKEFVCQECNLSFSNKAGLTGHLRVHSTELPFNCSICKRGFWNKFLLRNHYRKCRPNTMQQLNVPLKAKIDFSFNNRSESFSADSKATTLDGDLETNISCKDASEDESPQTSEENQEQSSPRKEKKTVQYQCSECDKSFTDGLMLISHLEDHGREEEAKKQNKCTKCGRMFSSQGSLEKHMKLHGTNKNYRCNQCSKSFFTLSEVEKHKTSHDVTKPFSCKLCQQRFWTRPILCEHYAEDHKNEIFKCKFCSKVYAVKKSLSRHYKKWHPKEWKERWTIGLVKSSSSSDQTSSQVNTAGESDEDENNGSDSDSDSAPYFPCHVCGKTFPTSESLEDHQLCHLGEKPHECAECGKCFFLASQLQQHQRMHKSEFQCQTCGRGFVTLFALRNHKHTHGKNRPHRCSKCELSFTGPNQLAEHMSTHREESFPCDICNKIFQSKSSRVEHRKSHSKSGDNASPALSKEEQEQSESSLVYTSEFKYRCGVCSERFRDPEELSEHGCMEAKERPYSCIDCDKHFLHASHLKKHRNTIHLPSWSNREYPCNQCNSSFSSSQNFLNHLKSHVDATAGIKQEEETSDTLICPVCHQCFATATELIYHFPTHPDTTSERGKNKVQPSGSEFKDREHHLTSAAVYQCTDCGGKFLGRDAVRLHNCSHKQQAVKEGKSSNPSAKSITHQAAEEMDVDTDEEEEEEDVDVTGEDLHKCPDCAMQFSSKSSLLEHQNKRHTNGKRFKCERCGKSFAKLPYLKKHESRHRLKETVDIVVQPPPESKFRCAQCTARFETAQDLSVHMRLHAEKQAGEYRCDMCYKSFSQRSLLKQHQESHVGEVVYECTECDKAFAFPHLLEEHQQTHTDSLQ; translated from the coding sequence ATGGCCCATGGATGGGATTCCTACTTCCATGATGTCCAACCTCTGTCATCGGATCCTGGTACTCTGAGGAGGACATCAGAGACGGAAGGAACCTTTCCTCAGCATCTTGAGAACTTCTTAGGACACCATGATTTCTCAGGAACAGGAGTTTCACAAGAAACCCCGGTACCAAACTCAAACTCGAGCACTAACTACTGCACAAATAGAGGTATTGAAAATTCAAACTCGGACTGTGGTTATGAAACATACTGCAATGACGCTGAATGGCAAGCTGATGGAGAACATTTGGGAAAAGATTATTTGCAAAGATGCGAAAATAGGGATTTCCCAGATTTTGCCACTGATGGGTTACCAGCATCAGGATCTTTTCCTTCAACTTTTGCACCAGATTTACAAGGACTTAAACAAGACTGTGAAATGCTATCTATGTCGTGTCTTGGGAACTACTCGGATGTGAGCAGTTGTTCAGATACAGATGAGAGTGAAACAAGGCCTTCATGTAAATTCATGGGAGTTAACTCATTTTCAAGACAAAACAGCAGCATTCTTTCAAAAGATGGCTCACCAGAATCCTATTCCACAGAAACTGGAAATATGACTTTGCAGACTGATGGCGTGTGTCCTAAGATGTCAGAGACAAATGTCATTTTGCCATCACATATGAAAGCGGAAGAAAATCTTGAATGTGTGCAAAACAATATGGATGATTTCAAAGAATCAGTTGCATCTTGCAGAGGACACACTCAGCCTTCTACCACCTCTTCAGTGTTGACAGAAAGTGAGAATGTACATGCAAGGGATGGTTGTGATAGTTTTCAAAATCAAAAACCACAGGGTGTGAAGGGGGACTTCAAAGGATCGTCATCACCAGGCATCTCAGTGGCTGAAAATGTAACTAAagatgaaatcaatcactaccCAGTCGACAAGGGTGAGGAGGACCAAAGCACATTAGCTGCCCAAGACACATTTGACAATGAGCAAGATCATGCTGAAGAAAAAATCCTAAAGGTGGTGAAGATCCAAAGTAAGGGATTTAGAAATTCAAACTCAGTTGATGATTATATGAGAAATGTCAGTGAAGAGATGCATGGCAAAAGCGTGGTACTAAAAAGGCTAAAAGAAGAACCAGATTCATTGAGAAATAAGAATTCTGATGAACTTCAGTTCCCAGTTTCCTATTCCAATACGTGTGAAGATAAACGCGTAGTAACTGACTGTCAGAAGAAAAGAGTCCAGAAAAAAAACTCTCCATCTTCCAGTCCATCAGCGATCCAAGTTTCAAAATCTAAGGACACTCCGCATGAACTCGATGAATGCACTTTGGGCAGCAACAATCATGACATTGAGTCTGGTTTGAAGTTACCTGAACACCAGTCTGAAAGGGTAGATCAGAACAATTGCGGTGAAAACCTTTCAAAGATGAGCGATGAAAAATCCTGCTTGGAGCCAAATAAATCAAGCACAGACGTACCTTTGTATAGAGACATAAAGGAAGttaaaacatttacaaagaaagcAGAGAGGGTAAAAACAGCTTCAGAAACAAGTGTAGCAGAGTTGTCAAAACCTACAGAATTGGATTGTAGTGGTCTCAGTGTGTGTAAAGATACTGGTAATGTAAATGATGTGGACCCTAACATATATTCAGATTGCTCAAGCCCAGACATCCATCTGAATCTAGAAGTACCAATAAGCCCAATAGAGAACAAAACCCCAAGTCGCTCTCCAGATCCAGATTGCAGTTCCTCTGTCGATTGTCATTCTACTATTTATGAGGAGGACAAGAAAAGTGCTACAAGTCACACAGATTCCTGCCTCCAGTCAAATAGCTCAAGGACAGGCACACAGCCCTCTCTAGAAATGGAAACATCTTCACAAGAAGAGAAAACTCAAAACACTTCACCAGATCAAGATTGTGGCAATCCCAAGGTCACTTGTGACTCTCCTTCAGTACATTTTAATCATCTTGCTAGTCCTGCAGAATCATGTTCACAGACGGGTGGCTCTAACACAGACATGCATCCCTGTAAAGAAATGGAAACAAGTCAAAAAGTGGCAGAATGCCAAACCCATTCCCAAGATCCAGCATGTAGTGGTGACAGTGTCACACATGACAGTCTCTCTGATAATGCAGctgacaagaaaaaagaaagtttaatCCCTAAAACAGAATTCCAATCACAGTCTCACAACTCTTACACAAACATCAGTCCCCGTCTTTCACAAGAGTCGGCAAGCCCATctacaagtaaaagtacagcTTGGACAAATCCAGAAGGCGACAGTAAACCAGCTGTGACCAGTTGTGTTCCCAATCATTTAAAATCCAGTTCGCATCAAATTGGCTCAAGCACTGGCATGACTTCACATTCAGATGCAGAATGGACCAATGCAGGACAAAATACAAACTCAGTCTCCTTTCCAGATGAGAACCAGTCACTACATGATGTTCCTATGTCACAAGAACCGCAAAGTCCCACTGGAGATGATTTCGAAAACACAGGAGACTCATTTGAACATTTGCATTCCTCCACAGAGGATCAGTCATTGTCTGGCATACTGTTTGGTGAACCTTTGTCAGAGGACTCTTCATGCGATGCTGATGAAGCAAATCTTGTCTCAAGTCAGTACAAAGAAACTTTGATTCACCCAAACAAGGATGACATGAGCCATTTAGAGGACTACGTACCTCGGCTACAATCCTCCCTAGGAATGAGAAAATTGCTGCATCCTGTAGTGATTTTGAATAGCATGGAGTCAACTAATGGAACAAGCCATTTGTACCAATGTAAAGATTGCCAAAACACAGCCCACAATGCAGACCTTTTAATTGAGCATCACTACTATTCCCATCCAATGCTCAATTTTAAATTTTGCAAGACTTGTAATGTATATTTATTGAGGAATGGTCAAAACAAAAGGCATTTCTGTGGTGCTTCCAAAGATGAGCTCCCGCACAAGAAACGAAGATTCTTTGGTCGCCACAAATGTGCTAAGTGTGGACttgtattttcaaaaatacttcaCTACATTAAGCATATGCGGGGTCACACTGGGCAAACACCATTTAGATGTAATGGATGTGGGTTGTATTTTGCACAGCCTGGTACCCTTCAGAGGCACCAAAGGATAGCTGGTAGATGCAAATCATCCCAACTGCCAGTTACAAACTCTGCCACTGCTACTAGTAAAACTGAAGTACAGCCACAGAAAGATGTGGCCCAAAACATTCCAGATGAAAACATGAGGACTTGCTATGTAAAGCTCCTAGACATCTCAAACAAAAATCTGTGTCATTTCTGTGGTAAAATGTTCAAGACTGTGCAGAAGGCTAAAAAGCACATGTATGCTGTGCACAAGAAAAAGAGGGCAGCTCTCCTATCAAATCAATGTGCCAATGGTAATAGTGGGAGTATCCCTAATGTTGAGAATAACACAAGCGGAAGATTTAAATGTCCTCTTTGTCCACGAGTTTTCAAGCACTTCTACAACAGGTCTCGTCATTTGCGGGATTGTGCCAGAAACGCAATTTATGGTGGCAAGCTAAAAGTTGGCGACAAATATCTGTGTCCCCTGTGCAATGCTGGCTTCACAGCCACGTCCAATCGATATAGACATGTTAAAGGTGTATGCCTGCGAGAGTGTCTTAAACATCTTGCAAAGGAGAAAGCTAAGTCCTACCCTGAGGCTGATCAGGAAAACACTGAAGAAAATGATCAGAATCCACAGTCGCAAGAAACTGTAAAGACTCTAAGGAAGAAAAGTCCCAATCCAGCTTTATCAGCTCCCAAGCCTGCGCCGTGTTACAAATGCAGTCTATGCCCAGCATTCTTTCGTCATCCTTCTGGAAAGTATAGACATATGAAGAAACATGAGCTTTTTAAACTCACTGGGAAAATGTTCAGATATAAGAATTCAGTTTCGTCCGTCATGCCAAAACCTGAAACTTCAAGTTGCACAAAGACTGGAGAGAGCGCAGATCAGTTGAAACCACCTCAAGAAAGCCCAAGTCCTTCTCTGAGCTGTCGCTTTTGTGGCAAAAGTTTTGACGTTTATAAGATGCTGAAAAAACATGAACGTAATCACCGTGGTGAAAGACCATACCGCTGTTTGGACTGTAAAAAGGGTTTCAAGCAACATGCACATCTGATTTCTCATAAAATGGTTCACCAGAAGAGGATACAGTGCACAGTCTGCAAAAAGGTTTTGCCCACTGTTGGAGAGCTGATCCAACACAGGAGATCACACCTAAATAGGGGAAAGCTTCAGTGCCCTGAGTGTCAAGTGCTGTTCCAGTATCCAGCATTTCTACTTCGACATCTAAAAACccacagaaataaagaaaagaagctAAGAAAAGCTGAAAAGGAAAGGCCATTAAAGCTGGGGCAGTCCTCCGAAAAACCACTGCAGTCTTTGGAGAAGCCACTGCAGTCTTTGGAGAAGCCACTGCAGTCTTTGGAGAAGCCACTGCAGTCTTTGGAGAAGCCACTTCAGTCCACGGAGAACCCACTTCAGTCTTCAGAGAagccacttctgtcctcagagAAGTCACTCCTGCAGTCCCCGCCAAAATCCCTGCAGTTGTCTTCGGAAAAGTCCCTGCAGCTGTCCTTGCAAAAGCTGCCGCTGCGGTCTTCGGGAACCACAAAAAACGAAACTGGATCTGCTATGGTGCAATGTTCCTTATGCAAAGAAGTATTTGATGATGCCCAAATACTAAGAAAACACTGTCTTACACACATATCAGCGTCTGCTTCAAATCAATGTCCATTTTGCAATATAAAGCTTGCTGATCGCCGCTGTGTACTGCGCCATATGGTCAGGCATACGGGAGACAAACCCTTTTCTTGCGACAACTGTGGAAAACAGTTTTACCGATCCATTTACCTCAAACTTCACCATCAGAAGTGCTTGCCTCATCTAATCACCTGTGGTGTTAAAACCAAGGATAAAATGAGAGCATATTGCTGTTCTGTTTGTCCACGAGCGTTTTTTAAAAAAGACCGCTGGCAAAGGCACCTAGAAGCCCACAAGAAGAAATCTCTTATAATTTGTCCAAAATGTGGGCAGTACTTTGGAGTTAATATGGTAGGTAAACATAAATCCCTCTGTGGGGTGACTCCCGAACTTCCCAAGAACGACACATTGACTACTAGCATTCCCAAGGAAAGATCtttaaagacaaacaaaaatgaaCATGAAATACCTCCACAGTCTAATAAAACTAAGAAGAGCCAATTTAAATGCCCTTACTGTACACATTGGTTTAGATTCAGATCATTATTTTTGAGACACTTAATTTCACACACTGGTGTCCAACCCTATGCGTGTGTGCACTGTGGCCAAAGATATGGAAGTCAGACAATGTGTTTGCAGCATGAAGTTTTCTGTGAGGGCGGTACCAAAGTGGAAGAGCCAGAAGACAAAAGTGATGGTGCATCACAAATGGACTTTCTCAGAGAGACGACAGAGATACCCCAGACAGAGGATGAAAATGAGTTCAAGTGCAAGTTCTGCACCAAGAGTTTCATGAAAGCGCGAAGCCTGAGAAGTCACATTTTGACACACAATGAAGCAAAGCCATATCGCTGTAAAGCTTGTGACAGCTGCTTTTCACGGTATGATCATCTAAAAGTACACCAGGCCCGCTGTAAAGGTAAAAGGACACGACTAGAGATCAGGATCCCTAAAATAAGTTTAGATGATGTTGGAAAAGGTTGGCAAAGTAGAACTGACATCAAACCACCTGAAAAGCAGGAGACATTTGAATGTGAAGTGTGCTTGAGAAGCTTCCCAAGTCAGGCAAAACTTTCCAGACACTTCACTATGTTCCATGCTGTAAAGCCATTCAAATGTGCACGTTGTGATTCTTCTTTCTCTCATGAAAAAACGCTGAAAAAGCACAGGAAGGATAGGAAATGCAGAAGACAGAAAACAAATGATCCCTTTTCAGGAGAAACTAATGAACCAAAAGAAGGTGCACCAAGCTCACTTGATGGGATCAGAAATCGAATCATCTTGAGAATCCAaccttttttaaacaaaaaactaaagtaTGTATGCAGTTATTGCCCCCGTGCTTTTAAGAACAGCTGGCAGTTACATGTGCACACCCGCCTACACACAGGCGAGAAGCCCTATTCCTGTGAGTATTGTGGACAGAGATTTATGAGGAAGGATTATGTGCCTCGTCATCATTTAAAATGCTCCAAGAAACCTCAGCCCAGTAAGGTTCTCTGCGACCGATGTGGAGGATTTTTCCCCGAAGACAAACttgaaaatcataaaaaaatctgtgcttTAAGACCAAGCTCACCAACAGCTCCTCAAAGCCAGAAGTCAAGTCATCAAAGCCCACCAAAAGGCTTTTCTTGTGCATACTGCAGTTCACGATTTTTGCTGTTTTCACAGCTGCAGGAACATTTTTTGAGTGCACATAAGGTGGAAACAGCCAATTCACCAGCATCAACTGCTCCTTTACAACAACTTCTGTCCAACATACCAAACATCAAAGAAGAGCCTGTGGAGAAGAGTTGTGGAGAAGGGCTTAGTGAGAGTGGAAATTTGATCTGTAAACTAGATGCAACTCTGAACAATGAAACTCCCAAGGAATTTGTCTGCCAAGAGTGTAATTTGTCCTTTTCCAATAAAGCTGGATTAACTGGTCACCTGCGTGTACACTCAACAGAGCTTCCATTTAACTGTAGTATATGCAAAAGGGGCTTCTGGAATAAATTTCTACTCCGAAATCACTACAGGAAATGCAGACCTAATACCATGCAGCAGCTGAATGTTCCTTTGAAAGCAAAGAttgacttttcctttaacaacagATCAGAGTCTTTCAGTGCAGACTCAAAAGCAACAACTCTAGATGGAGATTTAGAGACCAATATCTCATGCAAAGATGCCTCAGAGGACGAGTCGCCACAAACCTCTGAAGAAAATCAAGAACAAAGCAgcccaagaaaagaaaagaaaaccgtTCAGTACCAATGTTCAGAATGTGATAAAAGCTTCACTGATGGCTTGATGCTTATTAGCCATCTTGAGGACCATGGCAGAGAGGAAGAAGCAAAAAAGCAGAATAAGTGTACCAAGTGTGGCCGGATGTTCTCTAGTCAAGGAAGTTTAGAAAAGCATATGAAGTTGCATGGAACGAACAAGAATTACCGCTGCAACCAGTGCTCCAAGAGCTTTTTCACCCTATCTGAGGTTGAAAAGCACAAAACAAGTCATGATGTAACTAAACCGTTTTCTTGCAAGCTGTGTCAGCAACGGTTTTGGACTAGGCCAATTTTATGCGAACATTATGCAGAGGatcataaaaatgaaatatttaagTGCAAGTTCTGCAGCAAAGTCTATGCAGTCAAAAAATCACTATCCAGACATTATAAAAAATGGCATCCAAAAGAGTGGAAGGAACGTTGGACTATAGGACTGGtaaagagcagcagcagcagcgaccAAACTAGCAGTCAAGTGAATACCGCTGGTGAAAGTGATGAGGATGAAAACAACGGCAGTGACAGCGACTCTGACTCTGCTCCATACTTCCCATGCCACGTGTGTGGCAAGACGTTCCCAACATCCGAAAGTCTTGAGGATCATCAGCTGTGTCATCTTGGTGAAAAGCCACACGAATGCGCGGAATGCGGTAAATGTTTCTTCCTGGCTTcccagctgcagcagcatcaACGAATGCACAAGTCTGAGTTTCAGTGTCAAACATGTGGCAGGGGCTTTGTCACTCTCTTCGCACTGCGGAATCATAAGCATACACATGGAAAGAATCGTCCTCACCGATGTTCAAAATGTGAGCTTAGTTTCACAGGACCCAATCAGTTGGCAGAACACATGTCAACCCACCGGGAAGAGAGCTTCCCCTGTGACATATGCAATAAGATATTTCAGTCCAAGAGCAGTAGAGTTGAGCATCGGAAAAGCCACTCCAAGTCAGGTGACAACGCATCACCTGCACTTTCAAAGGAAGAGCAAGAACAGTCTGAAAGTTCATTGGTGTACACATCAGAGTTTAAATATCGCTGTGGTGTCTGCAGTGAGCGTTTCAGAGATCCAGAGGAGCTCTCGGAGCATGGTTGCATGGAAGCAAAAGAGCGACCATACTCTTGCATAGACTGCGATAAGCATTTTCTTCATGCGTCTCATCTGAAGAAACACAGGAACACCATCCATCTTCCGTCATGGTCCAATAGAGAATATCCATGCAATCAGTGCAACAGCAGTTTTTCCTCCTCTCAGAACTTCCTCAACCATCTCAAAAGTCATGTTGATGCTACAGCAGGAATCAAACAAGAAGAGGAAACTTCAGACACCCTCATATGTCCAGTTTGCCATCAGTGTTTTGCCACTGCCACTGAGCTAATTTATCATTTTCCCACACATCCTGATACTACATCTGAAAGAGGGAAGAATAAAGTTCAACCATCTGGAAGTGAGTTTAAAGATCGTGAGCATCATTTGACATCAGCAGCTGTATACCAGTGCACAGATTGTGGTGGGAAGTTTTTGGGAAGAGATGCCGTTCGTCTTCATAATTGTTCCCATAAACAACAGGCAGTAAAGGAAGGCAAATCCTCTAATCCATCAGCTAAGAGTATAACTCATCAGGCAGCGGAAGAGATGGATGTGGACacggacgaggaggaggaggaagaggatgttGATGTCACAGGAGAGGACTTGCACAAGTGCCCTGACTGCGCAATGCAGTTCTCCTCCAAAAGTAGTCTGCTGGAGCATCAAAACAAGCGGCATACAAATGGGAAGCGATTCAAATGTGAACGCTGTGGGAAATCATTCGCCAAGCTGCCGTACCTTAAAAAGCATGAGAGTAGACACCGTCTAAAAGAGACTGTTGACATTGTAGTTCAGCCACCCCCCGAAAGCAAGTTCAGATGTGCCCAGTGCACAGCTAGATTTGAAACAGCCCAAGATTTGTCTGTACACATGAGATTGCATGCTGAAAAACAAGCTGGAGAGTACCGCTGTGACATGTGCTACAAGTCATTTAGCCAGCGGTCTCTTCTTAAGCAGCATCAAGAGAGCCATGTTGGGGAGGTTGTATATGAATGCACAGAATGTGACAAAGCCTTTGCTTTTCCACACCTTCTTGAGGAACATCAGCAGACTCACACTGATTCCTTGCAGTGA